From the genome of Streptomyces sp. NBC_01260, one region includes:
- a CDS encoding F0F1 ATP synthase subunit delta, with amino-acid sequence MNGASREALAAARERLDALTDSTSVDASKLAEDLAGVTALLHREVSLRRVLTDPAQPGEARAELAGRLLRGQVGGEAVDLVSGMVRSRWSQSRDLVDSVEELANTADLTAAQRNGDLDDVEDEMFRFGRIVASDPELRAALTSRTATPAAKGELLRSLLGGKARPTTERVIVRLVTQPRGRSLEEGLDSLSKLAAERRDRMVAIVTSAVPLSDRQKQRLGAALAKIYGRQMHLNLDVDPEVLGGVTVRVGDEVVNGTIAERLDEATRRMAG; translated from the coding sequence ATGAACGGCGCGAGCCGCGAGGCACTGGCCGCCGCACGCGAGCGTCTCGACGCACTGACCGACAGCACGTCGGTCGACGCGTCGAAGCTCGCCGAGGACCTGGCCGGCGTCACGGCGCTGCTGCACCGCGAGGTGTCGCTGCGCCGGGTCCTGACCGACCCGGCTCAGCCCGGCGAGGCCAGGGCCGAGCTGGCCGGACGTCTGCTGCGCGGCCAGGTGGGCGGCGAAGCCGTCGATCTGGTCTCCGGCATGGTCCGCTCGCGCTGGTCGCAGTCGCGTGACCTGGTCGACTCGGTCGAGGAACTGGCGAACACCGCGGACCTCACCGCCGCCCAGCGCAACGGAGACCTCGACGACGTCGAGGACGAGATGTTCCGGTTCGGCCGGATCGTCGCCTCGGACCCGGAGCTGCGCGCCGCGCTCACCAGCCGGACCGCGACCCCCGCCGCCAAGGGCGAGCTGCTGCGCAGCCTGCTCGGCGGAAAGGCGCGGCCCACCACCGAGCGCGTCATCGTGCGGCTTGTCACCCAGCCCCGGGGACGTAGCCTGGAAGAGGGACTCGACTCCCTCTCCAAGCTCGCCGCGGAGCGCCGTGACCGCATGGTCGCGATCGTCACCTCGGCAGTGCCGCTGAGCGATCGGCAGAAGCAGCGCCTCGGCGCCGCCCTGGCGAAGATCTACGGCCGCCAGATGCACCTGAATCTCGACGTGGACCCCGAGGTCCTCGGCGGAGTCACGGTGCGGGTCGGTGACGAGGTCGTCAACGGCACCATCGCGGAGCGTCTCGACGAGGCGACCCGGCGGATGGCCGGCTGA
- a CDS encoding F0F1 ATP synthase subunit B, whose protein sequence is MSQLLTIAAETENPLIPPIPELVIGLIAFLIVFGFLAKKLLPNINKVLEERREAIEGGIEKADAAQTEAQSVLEQYKAQLAEARHEAARMRQEAQEQGAVILQEMRAEGQRQREEIVAAGHAQIEADRKAAASALRQDVGKLATDLAGKLVGESLEDHARQSGTVDRFLDELEAKAEAVR, encoded by the coding sequence GTGAGCCAGTTGCTTACGATCGCGGCTGAGACGGAAAACCCGCTCATCCCGCCGATCCCTGAGCTCGTCATCGGCCTCATCGCTTTCCTCATCGTCTTCGGCTTCCTCGCCAAGAAGCTCCTCCCGAACATCAACAAGGTTCTGGAAGAGCGTCGCGAGGCCATCGAAGGCGGTATCGAAAAGGCCGATGCGGCCCAGACCGAGGCCCAGAGCGTTCTTGAGCAGTACAAGGCTCAGCTCGCCGAGGCCCGCCACGAAGCCGCTCGTATGCGCCAGGAGGCGCAGGAGCAGGGCGCCGTGATCCTGCAGGAGATGCGGGCGGAAGGCCAGCGGCAGCGCGAGGAGATCGTCGCTGCGGGCCACGCCCAGATCGAGGCCGACCGCAAGGCCGCGGCGTCCGCGCTGCGTCAGGACGTGGGCAAGCTCGCCACCGACCTGGCCGGCAAGCTCGTCGGCGAGTCCCTTGAGGACCACGCCCGGCAGAGTGGCACCGTCGACCGCTTCCTCGACGAGCTCGAGGCGAAGGCCGAGGCCGTCCGATGA
- the atpE gene encoding ATP synthase F0 subunit C: MSQTLAAVTGSIGSIGYGLAAIGPGVGVGIIFGNGTQALARQPEAAGLIRANQILGFAFCEALALIGLVMPFVYGIK; the protein is encoded by the coding sequence ATGTCCCAGACTCTTGCTGCCGTCACCGGCTCCATCGGCTCCATCGGTTACGGCCTCGCCGCCATCGGTCCCGGCGTCGGCGTCGGCATCATCTTCGGTAACGGCACCCAGGCGCTGGCCCGTCAGCCCGAGGCTGCCGGTCTCATCCGCGCCAACCAGATCCTCGGCTTCGCCTTCTGTGAGGCGCTCGCCCTCATCGGTCTGGTCATGCCGTTCGTCTACGGCATCAAGTAG